In the genome of Arvicola amphibius chromosome 2, mArvAmp1.2, whole genome shotgun sequence, the window gtccaggtgaCCCTACTTTTGGCTTCCACAGATATACACACGCACTCAATTCCAGAGTAATTGGATGGACTTCTCAATTTGCTGCAGGTCATATGGGCTATAGGGAACGGCGGGCCTGActttctcttccctgcctctccccagtcATTCCTCTTCCAGCTGCTGAAAGGCCTGGGATTCTGTCACAGCCGCAACGTGCTGCATAGGGACCTGAAGCCCCAGAACCTGCTCATAAACAGGGTATTGCTCTGGGAACAGGGAGTGAGTTTATACAAACTGGAGccagggatggggagaaggaaacTGGAGCTGGCCCTAAACCATTTAAAAGTGTTCTCCATGTCCCTTTTGTGTTATCCCCCCTTAGAATGGGGAGTTGAAATTGGCTGATTTTGGCCTGGCTCGAGCCTTTGGTATCCCAGTCCGCTGCTATTCTGCTGAGGTGAGCCTGGGAAGTGGTATGTGAGGTAGAAGGGAGGGAGTACCCACGTTgtttcctctgctctctgagctcCTCCTGGACCTCCTTCCAGCTCTCTAAGTAGGAGGGGGCTTCCTGTGGGTGGGGTCTTCTCCAGGTGGTCACGCTGTGGTACCGCCCACCGGATGTCCTCTTTGGGGCCAAGCTGTACTCCACGTCCATCGACATGTGGTCAGCCGGCTGCATCTTTGCAGGTGACACATTGGGGTTCTGCAGAAGCACTTGCTTTCCCAGCTGGGTTAACAATTAGGGTCTGGAGGATCTTTggtgagggaggggagaggggctcTTGGGGCTGGGACTGGAAGGCACAGGGGCACTGCAGAATGATGGGTCCTTCATATTCTCTATTTTATCCCTGTCTCCTTCTCAGAGCTGGCTAATGCGGGGCGGCCTCTCTTCCCTGGCAATGATGTGGATGACCAGCTGAAGAGGATCTTTCGATATCCTTCCAGTGCCCTTAGCCCACTCTCCTTCACCTCTTTGTAGAAAGGGAGTGAGCATGGAGCTCCGGGCATGGGTCAGAGGTCACCATTGCTTGCCCTCCACAGTGTTCTTGCATGGGGTCACACTGGAGAGATGTAGCCTGTTGGACACCTGATGAGGCAGTTGAAAGTTGCTCCAGTAGGCCTTAGGATAAAAGAGTAGGGGTTCTTGGGGGAAAATGACTGCTTTGTCATTTTTAGGCCCACAAGCATCAGGGGTTGATTTTTTCCTGGTCCATTGTAAACACCATAAAAATGGGGTTCATCTCAGGCTAGATTAGGGCATAGAGCAAGATGGTATGAGAGAAGAGGAGGCGGGAGTAAGgaatcctccccctctcccctgaGGTGTAGGTGTAACCCTCCCCACAAGTGACCCTTGACCACATGGACACACTGCTAGGGACACCAACTGAAGAACAATGGCCTGCCATGACCAAGCTGCCAGACTATAAGGTGTGATTGGCTATGGGAGGTCTTAGTTCATTAGAAGACCCTTTTATTTTCCAACTTTTACGCTCCATACCTCTGGCCTGACTCTGCCTGGCCCTCCTCTGCAGCCCTACCCAATGTACCCAGCTACAACATCCTTGGTGAACGTCGTACCCAAGCTCAATGCCACAGGGAGAGACCTGTTGCAGGTAGGCGCCTAGCGGTAGAAGCCAATGGGGGCATTTGTCTGCCCAGGGTTAGAAAACTGGGGATTGTGGTGCTTATCCAGAGGGACAAAAAGATGGTGGGCTGTCCTGCTCtgagcttgcctctgcctttcttctcaccTGCAGAACCTATTGAAGTGTAACCCTGTGCAGCGCATCTCAGCAGAGGAGGCCTTGCAGCACCCCTACTTCTCTGACTTCTGTCCCCCATAGGCTCTCTGACCACTGGTGGCCAGGCTGGGGCCTGGCCTATTTAAGCCTCCCTCACAGGAGGGTGGAAAAGTGGGGTGTGGGAAGCTGAGCCCCAGCTGTGCTGGGCCCAGCCAGGGTAGAGTTACCCTGGCTCGCAGTTTTCACTCCCTCCATGGactttatttaatttcataaattGGCTCCTTTCCCACAGTCTGCTGATACAGTGGCGGGGTGGTCTGAAGGTGGCTGGTGACCCCTGCTTTGACTTACCACCCTCTGTGACCCTGCCTACAGCTTGTGCAATGAGCTGCTCACTGTCTGCTCTGGCTCTTTACATGTCCTGAGACCAGGAACAGGAAGCCATGATCCCCATCCTTTTGATTGTATCATGGCAACTCAGTCTCCACATGCAGGCTTATATCCTCCTGTACACTTTTTCTCTTCTGCCTAGAAGGGCCAGATACAGTTCTGAGGTAGGATGCTGCTGGCCTGTGTGCAAAGTTGAGCCTCCTCCAGAATGGGGAGAAGGGGCCAGGCCTCTCTATGGGTGTTTCCTCGTTCTAGATATGTCCTTCCATTTCTGCTTTCACACTCGGAGTTGTAGGCTGGGGCAGGAAAGACCCAGAACTGTGTGGGTCTCTTTCATAAGAACAGTCCTTCCCAGTTCCTGTTTGCCATTCTCCCAATGGTTGGGATACAGTAAAAG includes:
- the Cdk5 gene encoding cyclin-dependent-like kinase 5, with the protein product MQKYEKLEKIGEGTYGTVFKAKNRETHEIVALKRVRLDDDDEGVPSSALREICLLKELKHKNIVRLHDVLHSDKKLTLVFEFCDQDLKKYFDSCNGDLDPEIVKSFLFQLLKGLGFCHSRNVLHRDLKPQNLLINRNGELKLADFGLARAFGIPVRCYSAEVVTLWYRPPDVLFGAKLYSTSIDMWSAGCIFAELANAGRPLFPGNDVDDQLKRIFRLLGTPTEEQWPAMTKLPDYKPYPMYPATTSLVNVVPKLNATGRDLLQNLLKCNPVQRISAEEALQHPYFSDFCPP